Within the Epinephelus lanceolatus isolate andai-2023 chromosome 22, ASM4190304v1, whole genome shotgun sequence genome, the region TCACAGCTGTCACTGCTTTGATCATATGTTTCATTCAGGATTTtgttggaaaaaatatttttttaaaaaaaatatttttttaaaaactttttaaaaatgtctctgCTTTACTGTGCTGCAGTTCAGACCTGATTATACTCACTGAGGATTCATCACTGAGCCAAATATTTCCTCCCTAATTCTACAATATTAGTAAACAACACTTTTTTAGAGCTGATGCACATGGACTGAACTGAGCCAGCCTGCAGGGCCCAGGAGAAGAGGTGgaggggccctttgcatatctctGCTCAGGGGCCACTGTTTTATGATCTCTTCATGCAgatgcagaaaataaaaacaccttcACAGAGCTGAGCTCATTAACAGACTGAAGTGAACGCAGAGTTTGGCAGAACAGGAGCAATTTGGTTCATTAAAGCTTTCTGCAGTTTATGaggcagcgcacacacacacacacacacacacacacacacacacacacacacacactggactcTCTCTGTTAAAGCTCATTTGGTGCGTAAAAGCGCAGATGAAGGTGCCGCTTCACTAACCAGAAAATTTGCAGGAAATTTAGATGCAGTTTCCAAAATGTTCCCAAATAACTAAAATGACTTTTGGATAAATTCATGTTGGGTTTtggtttgttcttttttccatttcaacATAAACAACTGCAGATGACCTGAGCAGTGAAACCCTTGAAACATCTCCATCCTCCTGCGGCGCTCTGCGTCACAACAAGCTGCTGTGTCTCGTGCGCAGAGTGCATCAGTGTGAGAAGCACAAATCACAAAGAACCATCACATCAATTAAACCTCCGCGCGCAACAGCCACATCAAAGCATCCGCCTGCAGCCCCGCGCGTAAAAACATGACCACATGCGTAAAAAGCGCACCGGTGCCGGTTCTCACCTGGTCGGTCTGCAGGCTCTGCGCCGTGCCGTAGCGGCAGTAGGTGACGAAGTGCTCGCAGTTGTTCCACAGGAGGCTGTAGGACACGGTGCCGACCAGCCGCTCCGCCCGCCGGGCCACCTCCTCCCCGGACAGCGGGCTCCGGCGCACCGCCCGGTCCATGGCGTTGAGCAGGATCCCGGCTCCGTACGCGAAGTCCTCCACCGAGTCCACGCGGATGCTGGCGCGCTTGGAGAGCACCCCGAGCAGCAGCCGCGTGTTGGTCACCATCTCCTGGATCTGCTTGCTGTCGGCGGTCAGCACCGGGAGGATGTCCGGGATGAGGTGCGCCACCCGGTTGTCGCCCAGGTAGATGCCGAAGTGGGTGAAGAGAGTCCGGGGAACCTCCAGCAGGTCTCCCCGCTGGAACCTCTGCGGAGCTCCGGCGGGCTGCGGAGGAGACTCGTCCCGCTCACAGCGCCTGGTGAGCGGCGCGTCTCCGCGCTCTCTGCCGCGCAGCGGAGGCAACAGGCTGGACAGCTTGATGTTCGCGAGGAGGAAGAGCTTCTCCAGGAGGAAGGTGAGCGTGTCCAGCATGACTGCAAAACTGCAAagaaaaccacagaagaaggaaagaaaatctGTCTCTTTGACGTCTGTCCTCTTTgactcctctgtctctgtctgtcctccctctctcctctctggagAGTTTTCCTCCTTCAGGGAACTTTGGAGTCCGGTGAAGGAGGAGGGCCGCGTGACGTCATCATAAATACTTAAATTGACTGGATGAGAGCAAGAGAGACTGAAAGTGAAAGGAGACAAGACAGAGAGGACAGTTTGGAGTTTAAAAAGAAGGTaactgtgacagtgtgtgtgaccACAGCTGGCACACTGAagcagtgatggaggaagtAATTGGAtcctttactgaagtaaaagtactaataatACACAGTGAAAATACTCGACTACATTACAAGTTCTGCAGTCAACACCTCACCTGAGGAAGAGTACGCAGTCAGCTAAATGTACTTTGTAAAGATATTACAGTCAGTGTTCGGTCTGATGTCGTTGGATTAATACAACTGCTGCATTCATTGATACACAACATTTTGcttctgttttcagctttgtgacgacgagttttccagctgatccaaaaGAGTTTATTTATCTGAAGGACGAGGATTCTCTCAGCACATAAAGGAACTCTTCATCCCTCAGTTCatcacaaacattcaacatcagcacatctggagatacgtggttttcactggacagggaGAGGATGATGGGAGCAGACGACATGTCCTCACATCCAGGTCTCTGTGTACTGGTCCTCACAATGTCACAGGAAcaagaacagaaacacacacagagggtttCAACCACAAAGCCAACTGACTGCACTCAAACTTTCCACCGCAGCAAatgttgctctctctctctcacacacacacacacacacacacacacacacatagagacgTGAGTGTGGAGCATCATGGGAACTCTGCAGCGAGTGGTTGACACTCAAATGGAGCAATGCTGAGGTTACAGCGGTTCACCTTCCCCAGAAAACCACCAAatggcttcacacacacacacacacacacacacacacacacacacacagagttgagAAGTTGAGTGTGAACTGCAGACTCAGCTTCTGTTGGTTAAACAGTGATGACAGACTCTCACCGCATGTCAGTGATCAACAGCtgatatcttcttcttcttcttcttcttcttcttcttcttctgtgccaAAGAAAGTGAGGAAAGGTTGGGTTTTTTTACAGCGTGGGGACATTTCTTAGAAAGGgaggacattttttaaaaagaaggaCACAAGAAAAGGCATTTTTAGAAAGTGGGGACATGTTTAGAAAGAGAGgacactgtaaataaaaaaagacatttttaaaaagtaagacTTTTTTGGGAAGTTAGGGCACTTTTAGAAAGTAGACATTTTTAAATAGTGAGGGCATCGTACGATAAAAaggacatttttgaaaagttAGGATATTTTTAGAAAGTGAGTCCACTTTACGAAAGGGAGGACAATGTTAGAGAAAacaggacattttttaaaagtgacagcatttttggaaagtgaggacactTTTCAAAAGTAGATGTATTTTTATAAAGTGATGACAATATTAAGAAAAAAGACTTTCGTAAAgtggagacattttttttagaaagttggatttatttttagaaatgaagGACACTGTGGGGACATTTCTTTGAAAGGgaggacatttttttaaaaagaaggaCACAAGAAAAGGCATTTTTAGAAAGTGGAGACTTTCTTTTTAGAAAGGTACGACACTTAGAAAGTGGGGACATGTTTAGAAAGAGAGgacactgtaaataaaaaaaggacatttttaaaaaataagacaattttttaaaagttaGGCCACTTTTAGAAAGTAGACATTTTTA harbors:
- the LOC117272810 gene encoding lecithin retinol acyltransferase-like, with product MLDTLTFLLEKLFLLANIKLSSLLPPLRGRERGDAPLTRRCERDESPPQPAGAPQRFQRGDLLEVPRTLFTHFGIYLGDNRVAHLIPDILPVLTADSKQIQEMVTNTRLLLGVLSKRASIRVDSVEDFAYGAGILLNAMDRAVRRSPLSGEEVARRAERLVGTVSYSLLWNNCEHFVTYCRYGTAQSLQTDQFCEWLKSLIRDQRNVLLTALLGLLSMACLGVSSSTALPTLLIPFTLWMAS